Proteins co-encoded in one Bacillus sp. FSL H8-0547 genomic window:
- the thrB gene encoding homoserine kinase, with protein MNEGDMLKIRVPGSTANLGPGFDSVGLAVSRYLELNVTRDRSWTFVPLNDEMADIPEGKENLIYQVAEQVAGTCNAKLPPCRVEVWSDIPMARGLGSSAAAIVAGVELANELCRLELTMKEKLHFASLIEGHPDNAGASLYGGLVVGIHQEQETELVSVQQVDVELVAVVPPYKLYTKDARDVLPGYLEYSGAVEASAVSNVLVAAVLSNNWTLAGKMMQKDLFHQPYRGTLIKELSRVQEAVLEAGAYGAALSGAGPTVLAFAAKGKGKALADVLKMKFPKCEVDVLEPVLEGANVYYEKGAGQVHDSIG; from the coding sequence GTGAATGAAGGTGACATGCTTAAAATAAGGGTGCCTGGCAGCACGGCGAACCTCGGCCCCGGCTTTGATTCTGTCGGCCTTGCAGTCAGCAGATATCTTGAACTGAATGTCACAAGGGACCGCAGCTGGACATTTGTTCCCCTGAATGATGAAATGGCGGATATTCCGGAAGGCAAGGAAAATTTGATCTATCAGGTGGCTGAGCAGGTTGCCGGCACCTGTAATGCAAAGCTTCCACCCTGCAGAGTTGAAGTATGGAGCGATATTCCGATGGCAAGGGGGCTCGGCAGCAGCGCCGCGGCCATCGTTGCAGGCGTAGAGCTTGCAAATGAGCTGTGCAGACTGGAGCTTACGATGAAAGAAAAGCTTCATTTTGCAAGCCTGATCGAAGGTCATCCCGATAATGCAGGTGCTTCGCTGTACGGGGGTCTGGTTGTAGGTATTCATCAGGAGCAGGAAACAGAGCTCGTGTCTGTGCAGCAGGTGGATGTTGAACTGGTTGCGGTTGTCCCCCCGTATAAACTTTATACAAAGGATGCGAGGGATGTACTTCCAGGGTACCTTGAATACAGCGGGGCAGTTGAAGCAAGTGCAGTAAGCAACGTTCTCGTCGCAGCCGTGCTTTCTAACAATTGGACGCTTGCAGGGAAAATGATGCAGAAGGATTTGTTTCATCAGCCTTACAGAGGAACGCTCATTAAAGAACTTTCCCGAGTGCAGGAAGCTGTTCTCGAAGCAGGTGCTTACGGTGCTGCCCTAAGCGGTGCAGGCCCGACCGTTCTTGCGTTTGCTGCAAAAGGCAAAGGGAAGGCCCTTGCAGATGTGCTCAAAATGAAATTTCCCAAATGTGAAGTGGATGTGCTTGAACCCGTTCTTGAAGGAGCAAACGTTTACTATGAAAAAGGTGCGGGACAAGTTCATGACTCGATCGGCTGA
- a CDS encoding S9 family peptidase — protein sequence MEKRVIAAEDLYKLKSVNDPQMSPCGTKAVYVETSIQEEKHHYISNLFLLDLKTGEKVQWTFGEHRNTSPRWSPDGSRLAFLSNRSGKNQLYVMSAGGGEAKALTEEHLAVSQPVWSPDSASILVSLALAPEDTLEKAKEEEKQPEPLVVEDMRYKSDASGFVRNKKRQLAVADAETGELKLLGFREYDCSDAAWSPDGKAVAFTSNMTDDPDQNLISDVYILSLDGQDLTKLTNSNGFYGNPSWSPDGRYVAFLGHEKEYLGATFSKIWLSNRETGELSCYSADWDVHISDAAVADFISGSVYPGLIWTEDSQGFYFIVTDQGNTGVYYGSLEGQTVPVRFENEHVYGLSVHVQSHTAVLGISRPDHPSDLYFFDFSTGENRQLTSINEAFLNEVELSVPEAIAYKAEDGLEIHGWIMKPAGYAEGVKYPLVLEIHGGPHAMYANTYFHEFQLLAASGKAVLYTNPRGSHGYGQHFVDQVRGDYGGSDYTDLMSAVDYALNTYDFIDADRLGVTGGSYGGFMTNWIVGHTNRFKAAVTQRSISNWISFYGVSDIGYYFTEWELGGNLIDDFEKLWHHSPLKYVKNVETPLLILHGEKDYRCPVEQAEQLYIALKQLKKETKLVRFPEANHELSRSGHPKLRIDRLNHIKEWFDKYL from the coding sequence ATGGAAAAAAGGGTCATTGCTGCAGAAGATTTATACAAACTGAAGTCTGTCAACGATCCGCAAATGTCACCCTGCGGAACGAAAGCTGTATACGTTGAGACATCGATTCAGGAAGAAAAACATCACTACATATCAAACCTGTTTTTGCTTGATTTAAAAACAGGCGAGAAGGTTCAATGGACATTTGGTGAACACAGAAACACATCGCCACGATGGTCCCCCGATGGCAGCAGGCTTGCCTTTTTGTCCAACAGAAGCGGGAAAAATCAGCTTTACGTTATGTCAGCAGGAGGTGGAGAAGCAAAAGCACTGACAGAAGAGCATCTTGCCGTTTCCCAGCCTGTGTGGAGCCCGGATAGTGCGAGTATCCTTGTTTCTCTTGCACTTGCTCCTGAAGATACATTGGAAAAAGCGAAAGAAGAGGAAAAGCAGCCGGAACCGCTCGTTGTTGAAGACATGAGATATAAGTCGGATGCTTCAGGCTTCGTCAGAAACAAAAAAAGACAGCTTGCTGTTGCAGATGCGGAAACCGGAGAACTCAAACTGCTTGGGTTCAGAGAATATGACTGCAGCGACGCAGCTTGGTCGCCCGATGGAAAGGCCGTAGCTTTTACATCAAATATGACGGATGATCCTGACCAAAACCTGATCTCAGATGTCTATATTCTGTCTCTTGACGGGCAGGACCTGACAAAACTGACAAACAGCAATGGATTTTACGGCAATCCATCCTGGTCGCCTGACGGCAGGTATGTAGCCTTTTTAGGACATGAAAAAGAATATCTTGGGGCTACGTTTTCAAAAATATGGCTGTCTAATCGTGAAACTGGGGAGCTTTCCTGCTATTCTGCAGACTGGGATGTTCATATCAGCGATGCGGCGGTGGCAGATTTTATTTCGGGAAGTGTCTATCCGGGACTTATCTGGACGGAAGACAGCCAGGGCTTTTATTTCATTGTGACGGATCAGGGAAATACAGGCGTTTACTACGGTTCGCTTGAAGGCCAGACAGTTCCTGTCCGCTTTGAAAACGAGCACGTCTATGGGTTGTCCGTTCATGTTCAAAGCCATACGGCTGTCCTTGGCATCAGCCGTCCGGATCATCCGAGCGACCTGTACTTTTTCGATTTCAGCACAGGTGAAAACAGGCAGCTGACAAGCATTAATGAAGCTTTTTTAAACGAAGTGGAGCTCTCTGTTCCGGAAGCAATTGCATATAAAGCGGAGGACGGACTTGAGATTCACGGATGGATCATGAAACCGGCAGGCTACGCGGAAGGCGTGAAGTACCCGCTTGTTCTTGAAATTCACGGGGGTCCGCACGCGATGTACGCCAACACCTATTTCCATGAATTCCAATTGCTCGCTGCAAGCGGAAAAGCGGTTCTTTATACAAATCCGCGCGGAAGCCACGGATACGGCCAGCATTTCGTTGACCAGGTCCGGGGAGATTATGGCGGAAGCGATTATACCGACTTGATGAGTGCTGTAGATTATGCGCTGAACACGTATGATTTTATTGATGCGGACAGGCTCGGTGTAACTGGAGGAAGCTACGGCGGCTTTATGACAAACTGGATTGTCGGCCATACAAACCGTTTTAAAGCAGCAGTGACACAGCGTTCAATCTCCAACTGGATCAGCTTTTACGGAGTGAGCGACATCGGATACTACTTCACTGAATGGGAGCTTGGCGGGAATTTGATTGATGATTTCGAGAAGCTGTGGCACCATTCGCCGTTAAAATACGTAAAGAACGTCGAGACTCCTCTTCTTATTCTTCACGGCGAAAAGGACTACCGCTGTCCTGTTGAGCAGGCAGAACAGCTTTACATCGCTCTGAAGCAACTGAAAAAAGAGACTAAGCTCGTCCGTTTCCCTGAAGCGAACCATGAACTGTCAAGAAGCGGGCATCCAAAGCTCAGAATTGACCGCCTGAATCATATTAAGGAATGGTTTGATAAATACCTGTAA
- a CDS encoding YuzD family protein: MEKRLKVFVYGAEVLCPSCVNLPSTKDTCEWLEAALSRKFPQQPFHIEYVDIYQEHEDAEKKEFAEKIANDEYFYPLVVINGEVVGEGSPKLKVIYAELEKHGYVSAS, from the coding sequence ATGGAAAAACGACTGAAGGTTTTTGTGTACGGTGCTGAAGTGCTCTGTCCGAGCTGTGTAAACCTCCCTTCAACAAAAGATACATGCGAATGGCTCGAAGCGGCTCTTTCACGCAAATTCCCGCAGCAGCCCTTTCATATTGAATATGTGGATATTTATCAGGAGCACGAAGATGCGGAGAAAAAGGAATTTGCAGAAAAGATTGCGAATGATGAATACTTCTATCCGCTTGTCGTCATTAATGGAGAAGTGGTAGGGGAAGGCAGCCCGAAATTAAAAGTGATTTATGCAGAATTGGAAAAGCACGGCTACGTTTCCGCATCGTGA
- a CDS encoding NAD(P)/FAD-dependent oxidoreductase, whose product MKNLVILGGGYGGMRILHRLLPGQLPDDVQITLIDKNPYHCLKTEYYALAAGTISDHHIRVDFPEHERLNTAYGEITSIDLQEKKVYLSNQEPISYDDLIIGLGCEDKYHNVPGAKEYTHSIQTIDQSRETYQLLNNLSGGASVAIVGAGLSGVELASELRESRKDLKITLYDRGKNILSSFPERLSKYVQGWFEDHGVTIVNSANVTKVEQNVLYNHDEPLTYDAIVWTAGIQPNKVVRDLPVEKDPQGRVILTKQHFLPDYEDAFVVGDCASLPHAPSAQLAEAQAEQIVQVLLKKWNGEELPQNFPAFKLKGVLGSLGKKHGFGLVNDRPLIGRVPRLLKSGILWMYKYHNG is encoded by the coding sequence ATGAAGAACTTAGTTATTCTTGGCGGCGGATACGGCGGAATGCGCATCCTTCACAGGCTGCTTCCTGGACAGCTGCCTGATGATGTGCAAATTACACTCATAGATAAAAATCCCTATCACTGCTTAAAAACGGAATATTACGCGCTTGCTGCGGGAACGATTTCAGACCATCACATTCGCGTCGATTTTCCTGAGCATGAGCGTCTGAACACAGCTTACGGGGAAATCACTTCCATTGACCTTCAGGAAAAAAAGGTTTATCTGTCCAATCAGGAACCGATTTCATACGATGATCTGATTATCGGCCTGGGCTGTGAGGACAAGTATCACAATGTTCCGGGAGCAAAAGAATATACACACAGCATCCAGACCATTGACCAGTCACGGGAAACATATCAGCTGCTTAACAACCTGAGCGGCGGAGCATCTGTTGCAATCGTTGGCGCAGGCCTAAGCGGAGTTGAACTTGCCAGTGAGCTCAGAGAAAGCCGCAAAGATTTGAAAATCACATTATATGACCGCGGCAAGAATATTCTCTCAAGCTTCCCTGAACGTTTGAGCAAATATGTACAAGGCTGGTTTGAAGACCATGGCGTGACAATCGTGAACAGCGCGAATGTGACAAAAGTAGAGCAAAACGTTCTCTACAATCATGATGAGCCGCTTACATATGATGCCATCGTATGGACAGCAGGCATTCAGCCAAACAAAGTAGTCAGAGACCTTCCGGTTGAAAAAGACCCGCAGGGAAGGGTCATCCTGACGAAGCAGCATTTTCTTCCTGATTATGAGGATGCTTTCGTTGTCGGCGACTGCGCGAGTCTCCCTCATGCTCCAAGTGCCCAGCTTGCTGAAGCACAGGCCGAGCAGATTGTTCAGGTTCTGCTGAAAAAATGGAATGGTGAAGAACTTCCGCAAAACTTCCCTGCCTTCAAATTAAAAGGCGTGCTCGGATCACTTGGAAAAAAACATGGCTTTGGCCTTGTAAATGACCGTCCTCTGATTGGACGTGTCCCTAGACTATTAAAATCAGGGATTCTTTGGATGTACAAGTATCATAATGGGTAA
- a CDS encoding YuzB family protein: MGHEKSSIGCRCEVIRLKPIIEFCISNLANGSQAALEQLEKDPNLDIIEYGCLGYCGKCYSSLYALVNGEIVTGETSDELVKNVYEYLEENPMF; the protein is encoded by the coding sequence ATGGGGCATGAAAAGAGTAGCATTGGTTGCAGGTGCGAGGTGATAAGGTTGAAACCAATAATTGAATTTTGCATAAGCAATCTGGCGAACGGGTCCCAAGCTGCTTTAGAACAGCTCGAAAAAGATCCGAATCTGGATATTATTGAATACGGGTGTTTAGGGTACTGCGGCAAATGCTATTCGTCACTCTATGCCCTTGTCAACGGAGAGATTGTAACAGGGGAGACATCAGACGAACTCGTAAAGAACGTTTATGAGTATCTGGAAGAAAATCCTATGTTTTAA
- the dapF gene encoding diaminopimelate epimerase, whose product MNQFNFTKMHALGNNYIYVNMFEEKIEESRISEIAVKVSNVYTGIGSDGMILICPSDKAAVKMRIFNSDGSEGKNCGNGLRCVAKYAYENKLTEEREFSIETLSGLVYAKLEGEGSVISKVTIDMGEPLLTRSEIPMQGNPDERAVNAPLEFNGKQYMGTAVSMGNPHLVFYVDDIETAPVLTLGPVVEKAPLFPESVNVEFVEVVSENELHFRVWERGSGVTMACGTGACAAVVSSVLNGFTKRGEDTTVHLAGGDLLINWSEEGNVFMTGPAEVICTGVYYYSS is encoded by the coding sequence ATGAACCAATTTAACTTTACCAAAATGCACGCACTTGGAAATAACTATATATATGTAAATATGTTCGAAGAAAAGATTGAAGAATCACGTATATCCGAAATCGCCGTAAAGGTATCGAATGTCTATACAGGGATAGGATCAGACGGCATGATCCTCATTTGTCCTTCAGATAAAGCAGCCGTAAAGATGAGAATTTTCAACAGTGACGGCTCTGAAGGGAAAAACTGCGGAAACGGACTTCGCTGCGTGGCGAAATACGCGTATGAGAATAAACTGACAGAAGAAAGAGAGTTTTCAATTGAAACCCTCTCAGGCCTTGTCTATGCAAAACTTGAAGGCGAAGGTTCCGTTATCAGCAAAGTGACAATTGACATGGGAGAACCTCTGCTTACCCGCAGCGAAATTCCGATGCAGGGAAATCCGGATGAAAGAGCGGTAAACGCACCTCTTGAATTTAACGGAAAACAGTATATGGGCACTGCTGTTTCAATGGGGAATCCTCATCTGGTCTTTTATGTGGATGATATTGAGACGGCACCTGTTTTAACCCTTGGTCCGGTTGTTGAAAAAGCCCCTCTATTTCCTGAAAGTGTGAATGTCGAATTTGTAGAAGTCGTATCTGAAAACGAGCTTCACTTCAGAGTGTGGGAGCGCGGTTCAGGCGTAACGATGGCTTGCGGTACAGGAGCATGTGCCGCCGTTGTTTCTTCTGTTTTAAATGGGTTCACTAAAAGAGGAGAAGATACGACGGTTCATTTAGCAGGCGGAGATTTGCTTATTAATTGGTCTGAAGAAGGAAATGTTTTTATGACAGGACCAGCTGAGGTAATCTGTACAGGAGTCTATTACTACAGCAGCTGA
- a CDS encoding iron-sulfur cluster assembly accessory protein: MSDLVTITEAAAFQIKDMMKENGEEQAYLRVGVKGGGCSGLSYGMGFEQEPNEDDTQFELHGIKVVVDKESTAILKGTIIDFKESLMGGGFTIDNPNAIASCGCGSSFRTATNTGTPEEC, translated from the coding sequence ATGAGCGATTTAGTAACAATTACGGAAGCAGCAGCTTTTCAAATAAAAGACATGATGAAAGAAAACGGCGAGGAGCAGGCATATCTGCGTGTAGGCGTAAAAGGCGGCGGATGCAGCGGGCTTTCTTACGGAATGGGTTTTGAACAGGAGCCGAACGAAGATGACACGCAATTTGAGCTTCACGGCATTAAAGTTGTAGTGGATAAAGAGAGTACGGCTATCCTGAAAGGCACGATTATTGACTTTAAAGAGTCCCTGATGGGCGGCGGCTTTACAATCGACAATCCGAATGCCATTGCTTCATGCGGCTGCGGTTCTTCTTTCAGAACAGCAACAAATACTGGTACTCCTGAGGAGTGCTGA
- the yumC gene encoding ferredoxin--NADP reductase 2, whose amino-acid sequence MKEDTKVYDITIIGGGPVGLFTAFYGGMRQASVKIIESLPQLGGQLSALYPEKYIYDVAGFPKVLAQELVNNLKEQMAQFEPTVCLEQAVADVEKQADGVFKLTTDQEVHYSKTIIITAGNGAFQPRKIELEEAASFEKSNLHYFIDDLNQFAGQRVLVCGGGDSAVDWSLMLEPIAEKVTLVHRRDKFRAHEHSVENLNNSKVQILTPFIPTELTGSDKIEQVVLEEVKGDRKEVLDVDAVIVNFGFVSSLGPIKNWGLEIEKNSILVNSKMETNVEGIYAAGDICTYEGKVKLIASGFGEAPTAVNNAKAYMDPKARVQPLHSTSLFEK is encoded by the coding sequence GTGAAGGAAGACACAAAAGTATACGACATCACGATTATCGGAGGCGGACCGGTAGGATTGTTCACGGCATTCTACGGCGGCATGCGCCAGGCATCTGTTAAAATTATTGAGAGCCTTCCGCAGCTTGGGGGACAGCTCTCTGCCCTTTATCCTGAAAAATACATATATGATGTAGCGGGATTCCCAAAAGTCCTCGCTCAGGAGCTTGTCAACAACTTAAAAGAACAAATGGCTCAATTTGAACCAACGGTTTGTCTTGAACAGGCAGTTGCCGATGTTGAAAAACAGGCAGACGGCGTTTTCAAACTGACAACCGATCAAGAAGTCCATTACTCTAAAACCATCATCATTACTGCCGGAAACGGTGCTTTTCAGCCGCGTAAAATCGAGCTTGAAGAAGCGGCTTCATTTGAAAAATCAAATCTTCACTATTTCATCGATGACCTGAATCAGTTTGCAGGACAGCGCGTACTCGTATGCGGAGGCGGAGACTCAGCAGTAGACTGGTCACTTATGCTTGAACCGATTGCAGAAAAAGTGACCCTTGTCCACAGAAGAGATAAATTCCGCGCCCACGAGCACAGTGTAGAAAATTTAAACAACTCGAAAGTTCAAATCCTGACTCCTTTCATCCCAACTGAACTGACCGGATCAGACAAGATTGAACAGGTCGTATTAGAAGAAGTAAAAGGCGACCGCAAAGAAGTATTGGACGTTGATGCTGTCATCGTAAACTTCGGATTTGTTTCCTCTCTCGGCCCAATTAAAAACTGGGGACTTGAAATCGAAAAGAACTCCATCCTCGTCAACAGCAAAATGGAGACAAATGTTGAGGGCATTTATGCGGCAGGAGATATCTGCACATACGAAGGAAAAGTCAAGCTGATTGCGAGCGGATTTGGAGAAGCCCCAACTGCCGTTAACAATGCAAAAGCCTATATGGATCCAAAAGCAAGAGTGCAGCCTCTTCACAGCACAAGCCTGTTTGAAAAATAA
- a CDS encoding NAD(P)/FAD-dependent oxidoreductase, with the protein MIRLRKPKIVVLGAGYGGLMAVTRLQKMIGVNEADLTLVNKNDYHYETTWLHEASAGTLHHDKARYQVKDVIDNSRVKFVKDTVVSINKDEKKIVLSNGELEYDYLVISLGSHPETFGIKGLKEYAFGITNINAARQLREHIEYQFATYNTEEVKRDQRLAIVVGGAGFTGIEFLGELANRVPELCREYDVDHKKVRIICVEAAPTALPGFDPELVEYAVNHLERKGVEFKIGTAIKECVEDGIIVAKDDVMEEIKADTVVWAAGVRGNSIVEEAGFENMRGRVKVDSYLRAPGHDDVFIIGDCSLVINEEINRPYPPTAQIAMQQGITAAKNISVAVRDQGEMEEFKPDIKGTVASLGEDDAVGMVFGKKVMGTKASFMKKMIDNRALMMVGGAGLVVKKGKFKFF; encoded by the coding sequence GTGATTCGGTTGAGAAAGCCCAAAATAGTAGTACTAGGTGCAGGTTACGGCGGATTAATGGCAGTTACGCGTCTTCAAAAAATGATCGGTGTAAATGAAGCAGATCTTACACTTGTGAACAAAAATGATTATCATTATGAAACAACATGGCTTCACGAGGCATCAGCTGGTACGCTGCATCATGACAAAGCAAGATACCAAGTAAAAGATGTCATCGATAACAGCCGCGTGAAATTTGTGAAAGATACTGTTGTATCGATCAACAAAGATGAGAAGAAAATCGTCCTTTCAAATGGTGAGCTTGAGTATGACTATCTTGTTATTTCTCTTGGTTCTCATCCTGAGACATTTGGAATTAAAGGTCTTAAAGAATATGCATTCGGCATTACAAATATTAATGCTGCACGTCAATTGCGCGAGCACATCGAATATCAATTTGCTACTTACAACACAGAAGAAGTAAAACGCGACCAGCGTCTTGCAATTGTTGTGGGCGGAGCAGGCTTCACCGGCATCGAGTTCCTTGGAGAGCTTGCAAACCGTGTTCCTGAGCTTTGCCGCGAGTACGATGTTGATCATAAGAAAGTGCGCATCATCTGTGTAGAGGCTGCACCAACAGCGCTTCCTGGATTTGATCCTGAGCTGGTTGAGTATGCTGTAAATCATCTTGAGCGCAAAGGTGTTGAATTTAAAATCGGCACTGCGATTAAAGAATGTGTTGAAGACGGCATTATCGTTGCAAAAGACGATGTAATGGAAGAAATTAAAGCTGACACAGTTGTTTGGGCAGCAGGCGTACGCGGAAACAGCATTGTAGAAGAAGCCGGATTTGAAAACATGCGCGGCCGCGTAAAAGTTGACTCTTACCTTAGAGCTCCAGGCCATGATGATGTCTTTATCATCGGGGACTGCTCTCTTGTGATCAACGAAGAAATCAACCGTCCATACCCTCCTACAGCTCAAATCGCTATGCAGCAAGGTATCACAGCTGCTAAGAACATTTCAGTTGCAGTCCGTGACCAGGGCGAAATGGAAGAGTTCAAGCCTGACATTAAAGGTACAGTAGCTTCTCTTGGCGAAGACGATGCAGTAGGCATGGTATTCGGCAAAAAAGTAATGGGTACAAAAGCTTCATTCATGAAGAAAATGATTGATAACCGTGCTCTTATGATGGTTGGCGGAGCAGGTCTTGTAGTGAAAAAAGGAAAATTTAAGTTTTTCTGA
- a CDS encoding NUDIX domain-containing protein, producing MSSKRGNVWIAVSGLVENENGEWLVVKKRYGGLKGKWSFPAGFVNEGETVDEAVSREILEETGIETAVLGVIGIRSGVIHEKISDNMIIFRLKAISSDITVQENELFEAAFMHPNLLREHSDSSLLLKSFADETFEKMLNKVDGANPGNQFGYTAYRLFL from the coding sequence ATGTCATCCAAACGGGGAAATGTGTGGATTGCCGTTTCAGGGCTTGTTGAAAATGAGAATGGTGAATGGCTTGTCGTTAAAAAGCGTTATGGAGGTTTAAAGGGCAAATGGTCATTTCCTGCCGGCTTTGTAAACGAGGGAGAAACAGTGGATGAAGCTGTTTCAAGGGAGATCTTAGAAGAGACAGGGATAGAAACGGCTGTACTTGGTGTGATTGGGATCAGGTCAGGTGTCATCCATGAAAAAATCAGCGATAACATGATTATTTTCAGGCTTAAAGCCATCTCTTCAGACATTACCGTTCAGGAAAATGAACTGTTTGAAGCAGCCTTTATGCACCCCAATCTACTAAGGGAGCATAGTGATTCGTCTTTGCTTCTAAAATCATTCGCAGATGAAACGTTTGAAAAAATGCTGAACAAAGTGGACGGGGCGAATCCCGGAAATCAGTTCGGATACACAGCTTACCGTTTATTTTTATAA
- a CDS encoding YuiA family protein, producing MINGSVIEKKECPYCSGKGYFQLLLGGSETCDCCNGTGKKSA from the coding sequence ATGATCAATGGATCTGTTATCGAAAAGAAAGAGTGTCCTTATTGTTCGGGTAAAGGATATTTCCAGCTGCTTCTTGGAGGTTCCGAAACGTGCGACTGCTGCAACGGAACAGGGAAGAAATCAGCATAG
- a CDS encoding YuiB family protein, giving the protein MLLFFVLFFGIGFLLNMLLRMSWIMAIIYPIVCIFIVDSVKFTAYFTAPGSSISSLGQRFASLALADILILVSGLAGAIVSGIVINMLRKRGYQMF; this is encoded by the coding sequence ATGCTTTTATTTTTTGTTTTGTTTTTTGGAATCGGTTTCTTGCTGAACATGCTGCTCAGAATGTCATGGATCATGGCTATTATTTATCCGATTGTCTGCATCTTTATCGTAGATTCAGTTAAATTTACGGCCTACTTCACAGCTCCCGGTTCATCTATATCTTCGCTTGGACAGCGTTTTGCGTCATTGGCCCTTGCAGATATCCTGATATTAGTAAGCGGACTCGCCGGAGCCATCGTGTCCGGAATCGTCATTAACATGCTGCGAAAAAGAGGATATCAAATGTTTTAG
- a CDS encoding 3D domain-containing protein, translating into MKKMIRRLLMAIMLLLALGTTFKAFSGAEATDITGWTGLAEGRLKAENHPYKLSGLTFKSLKSKETALAISATGETSESLEDQMAHYPKKEVTATGYTAGFESTGKHPEHPEYGITYSGVKVKRDLYSTIAADLNVFPIGTILFIPDYGFGVVADKGGAIKGNELDLYYDTVDEVYELWGKKTLDIYIVQKGNGRLTEKQLTELNENSSMQAFRQKYMKPKTKS; encoded by the coding sequence ATGAAAAAAATGATAAGGCGCCTGCTGATGGCTATTATGCTTCTGCTTGCGCTTGGCACGACGTTCAAGGCTTTTTCAGGTGCAGAAGCGACAGATATAACGGGCTGGACCGGATTAGCAGAAGGTAGATTAAAGGCAGAAAATCACCCCTACAAACTGTCAGGACTTACATTCAAGTCATTAAAAAGCAAAGAAACGGCGCTTGCGATTTCAGCCACAGGTGAAACATCAGAATCGCTGGAAGACCAAATGGCGCACTACCCCAAAAAAGAAGTCACGGCTACCGGATACACTGCAGGCTTCGAATCAACGGGTAAACATCCCGAACATCCGGAATACGGCATCACTTATTCCGGCGTAAAAGTGAAAAGAGATTTATATTCTACAATTGCAGCTGACCTTAACGTCTTTCCTATCGGCACCATTCTTTTTATACCAGACTACGGCTTCGGCGTCGTAGCGGACAAAGGCGGAGCCATCAAGGGAAATGAGCTCGATCTCTACTACGACACCGTAGATGAAGTCTATGAGCTCTGGGGCAAAAAGACATTAGACATATACATCGTCCAGAAAGGAAACGGACGGTTAACTGAAAAACAGCTGACGGAGCTTAATGAAAACAGTTCCATGCAGGCGTTCCGTCAAAAATACATGAAGCCTAAAACAAAGAGTTAG
- a CDS encoding cobalamin-binding protein — protein MRLISICPSNTELAAYLGLADSLVAIDDFSDWPKRVTELPKLGPDLSINMDLVEQHQPDLVLASLSVPGMEKNIEELKKRNIPHLVLNPQSFKDIGDDLLAVGRAAGAEKRAEDIVSRYHQFLDEYREISKKLNVRPTVYFEWWPNPIFTPGGVNWLTEMCELAGGTNLFKDVDLVSVQTDWSDVAERDPDHICLAWVGVKQSRMKISHVLKRQHAESVAAVRENRIHLLEEQLYCRPSPRLLHGLAKLADILHPGVYPKPKAMDDLQLRI, from the coding sequence GTGCGCCTGATTTCAATCTGCCCAAGCAATACAGAACTTGCTGCCTATCTTGGGCTTGCAGATTCTCTTGTAGCTATAGACGACTTTTCAGACTGGCCAAAACGGGTAACTGAACTCCCAAAGCTTGGCCCTGACTTGTCCATAAATATGGATCTTGTTGAACAGCATCAGCCAGACCTGGTTCTTGCCTCATTGAGTGTGCCGGGAATGGAAAAAAACATTGAAGAGCTAAAAAAACGAAACATCCCGCATCTTGTTCTTAATCCGCAGTCTTTTAAAGACATTGGCGATGATTTGCTTGCAGTCGGAAGAGCAGCAGGAGCGGAAAAAAGAGCTGAAGACATTGTTTCCCGGTATCATCAGTTCCTGGATGAATACCGGGAAATTTCAAAGAAGCTGAACGTACGCCCGACCGTCTATTTTGAATGGTGGCCGAATCCGATTTTCACACCGGGCGGAGTCAACTGGCTCACAGAAATGTGTGAACTTGCAGGCGGTACGAATCTATTTAAAGATGTCGATTTAGTGAGCGTTCAAACGGACTGGAGCGATGTAGCGGAGAGAGACCCTGACCATATCTGCCTTGCCTGGGTCGGAGTGAAACAAAGCCGGATGAAAATCTCACATGTTTTAAAGAGACAGCATGCAGAGAGCGTTGCAGCTGTAAGAGAGAACCGTATACATCTGCTCGAAGAACAGCTTTATTGCCGTCCTTCCCCCCGCCTGCTGCACGGGCTTGCGAAGCTTGCTGACATCTTGCATCCTGGCGTTTATCCAAAACCGAAAGCAATGGATGATTTACAATTGCGCATATAA